From the genome of Ptychodera flava strain L36383 chromosome 22, AS_Pfla_20210202, whole genome shotgun sequence, one region includes:
- the LOC139122801 gene encoding uncharacterized protein, with protein MSGQKTSPFFGGIKLAMATVMVTFLFLGGISYFASPGYIHTVPPMRLKETSQELTAMTGGVGNKVQLAIEEIEKVLSQQRKQLGVTPLMVEKALKHVTSTSNLQSIILDAVTRNRTLRVGVAGGSISARKYSYANVFTEAMQFVLNVSVELHNAAVGATDSRFYAYCFGSLLNIHELDIVLWEFAANDFIKKIGPWAQEDFTRVILNLPQKPQLIFVNFLHGQQMKKKSCVNNEKIGSEPLSRYYDVPSISMPDAVCPQVKRPDFRVTDIAVSARDGHPNPKNHKLMGLFLCELLKDVLQNVTNSVETSPSFGLNLNARGDRLPHALFPESVVYLPNCWTALATKTKENVKLLQPLSTKGWELYAPNNEASPNRTDIKQFWRNNKTNNSITFSFELKPYQNFNCTVSIATFGGPKCGKAKVYLDGNTKSAVVVNGKWGYSVTLTQRISNNIPPGKHNLTIVAQRGGFFQLCAIMTSHSVKN; from the coding sequence ATGTCAGGACAGAAAACTTCGCCGTTTTTCGGCGGGATCAAACTTGCTATGGCGACTGTGATGGTAACATTTCTGTTCCTCGGAGGCATCAGCTACTTTGCGTCTCCGGGATACATTCACACAGTTCCGCCGATGCGCTTAAAAGAAACCAGTCAGGAATTGACGGCGATGACAGGAGGAGTGGGGAACAAAGTACAACTAGCGATTGAAGAAATTGAGAAGGTTCTGTCGCAACAGAGAAAGCAACTCGGTGTGACGCCACTGATGGTGGAAAAAGCATTGAAACATGTGACATCAACGTCAAATCTACAAAGTATTATACTTGATGCTGTGACTAGAAACAGGACACTACGTGTTGGCGTGGCAGGGGGTTCTATCTCGGCCAGAAAGTATTCCTATGCTAACGTTTTCACTGAAGCAATGCAATTTGTATTAAATGTTTCTGTAGAACTTCACAATGCTGCAGTCGGCGCTACTGACAGTAGATTTTACGCCTACTGTTTTGGTTCTCTCCTAAATATCCATGAATTAGACATCGTTCTCTGGGAATTTGCCGCCAATGACTTCATCAAAAAAATCGGACCCTGGGCTCAAGAGGACTTCACACGAGTTATTCTTAATCTTCCCCAAAAGCCGCAACTAATATTTGTGAACTTTTTGCATGGGCAACAGATGAAGAAGAAATCTTGCGTCAACAATGAAAAGATTGGGAGTGAACCTCTTAGTCGGTATTATGACGTACCATCGATTAGTATGCCTGACGCAGTTTGTCCTCAAGTAAAGAGACCTGATTTTAGAGTTACTGATATAGCTGTGAGTGCTAGGGACGGACATCCAAATCCTAAGAATCATAAACTCATGGGACTTTTCCTTTGTGAACTCCTCAAAGATGTCCTTCAAAATGTGACAAACTCCGTTGAAACGTCTCCGTCGTTCGGACTCAATTTGAACGCGCGGGGTGACAGACTTCCACACGCGTTATTTCCGGAGTCTGTAGTTTATCTTCCCAATTGTTGGACAGCGCTAGCCACAAAAACCAAAGAAAACGTAAAATTGTTGCAGCCTCTTTCTACAAAAGGTTGGGAACTATACGCTCCTAATAACGAAGCAAGTCCAAACAGAACAGATATAAAGCAATTCTGgagaaataacaaaacaaacaactcTATAACTTTTTCTTTTGAACTCAAACCTTACCAAAATTTCAATTGCACTGTTTCCATAGCTACATTTGGTGGACCGAAATGCGGTAAAGCCAAGGTCTACCTGGACGGAAACACGAAGTCTGCAGTGGTAGTTAACGGTAAATGGGGCTACAGCGTCACCTTGACACAGCGGATATCTAATAACATTCCACCGGGAAAGCACAATCTAACGATTGTTGCACAGAGGGGAGggttttttcaactttgtgCTATTATGACATCCCACAGTGTCAAAAATTAA